Proteins encoded by one window of Triplophysa rosa linkage group LG19, Trosa_1v2, whole genome shotgun sequence:
- the zgc:122979 gene encoding dnaJ homolog subfamily B member 5, with the protein MVLIWTQFGVKHKNVKCKVRVIHGEEGWTSEEVREEPEVSSPPPSPGCVDYYAVLGVPSDSNEEEIRRAYKRLALRYHPDKNQDADAEDKFKQIAQAYDVLTDPEKRSVYDQQGLPKGGVASTGNKSDPSQSASKADAHAWRMFFDFDLDSDDDLFNPFLRNPLPHLSRHHGNKAGLKPPGGAEVHEILVSLEDILTGVTKRVKVSRLRQTDKHTVRPEERVFDVEVQKGWKEGTRITFPKEGHQMLGHAPNDLAFVIKEKKHAQFRRDGSHVVYTSIITLREALCGCTVNVPTLDGQTKPLPCSDVIRPGSIRRLIGEGLPRVKNPAQRGDLLVEFQVVFPDRIPPSSKEIIKHSLGQC; encoded by the exons ATGGTTCTTATCTGGACTCAGTTCGGCGTCAAACACAAGAATGTCAAGTGTAAAGTGCGAGTGATCCACGGCGAGGAGGGATGGACCTCAGAG GAGGTGCGTGAGGAGCCTGAGGTGTCTAGTCCCCCGCCCTCACCCGGGTGTGTGGATTACTACGCTGTGCTTGGCGTTCCAAGTGACTCCAACGAGGAGGAGATCAGACGGGCGTACAAGCGTCTGGCGCTCCGTTACCACCCTGACAAGAACCAAGACGCAGACGCCGAGGACAAATTCAAACAGATTGCACAAGCCTACGACGTTCTGACAGACCCAGAGAAACGCAGCGTCTATGATCAACAAG GTTTGCCCAAAGGGGGTGTGGCTTCCACAGGAAACAAAAGCGACCCCTCCCAAAGCGCATCCAAAGCCGACGCCCACGCCTGGCGCATGTTCTTCGACTTTGACCTCGACTCCGACGACGACCTCTTCAACCCGTTCCTGCGAAACCCCCTTCCCCACCTCAGCCGTCACCATGGCAACAAGGCAGGTCTCAAGCCGCCGGGCGGGGCCGAGGTCCACGAGATCCTCGTGTCACTGGAGGACATCCTGACGGGGGTGACGAAGCGCGTGAAAGTGAGCCGCCTCCGTCAGACGGACAAGCACACGGTGAGGCCGGAAGAGCGCGTGTTCGACGTCGAGGTGCAGAAAGGATGGAAAGAGGGGACGAGAATCACTTTTCCCAAGGAGGGGCATCAGATGCTAGGCCACGCCCCGAACGACCTGGCGTTCGTGATTAAGGAGAAGAAGCACGCCCAGTTCAGACGAGATGGCTCGCATGTTGTTTACACCTCCATCATCACGCTGCGAGAG GCTCTGTGTGGATGCACAGTGAACGTCCCAACCCTCGACGGACAGACGAAGCCCCTCCCATGCAGTGATGTCATACGGCCAGGATCCATAAGACGCCTCATAGGGGAGGGGCTGCCCAGAGTGAAAAACCCCGCCCAGCGTGGTGACCTGCTGGTGGAGTTTCAAGTGGTTTTCCCCGATCGCATTCCACCGAGTAGCAAGGAGATCATCAAACACAGCTTGGGACAATGTTAA